In Mercurialis annua linkage group LG6, ddMerAnnu1.2, whole genome shotgun sequence, the following are encoded in one genomic region:
- the LOC130015711 gene encoding uncharacterized protein LOC130015711 — protein sequence MRCNTNWADVDDVLFPINCVNDWHWILARLNFKERCIYIYNSLRSAQYDRSATEYVTSYSVLLPLFLQATNFYDSRDDIDTTAGAYEGKRITDPFRIEIVENMPIQNDVDCGVHMFSAAEFFVDGKVMGHDYDVKEHRARYASSLYLYARWKESSSCVSEDEGPLKLKRTSA from the exons ATGCGTTGCAATACGAATTGGGCTGATGTTGACGATGTTCTTTTTCCGATCAATTGTGTTAACGATTGGCATTGGATTTTGGCTCGCCTGAATTTCAAGGAACGATGCATCTATATCTACAATTCGTTGAGGTCGGCGCAATATGACAGATCAGCAACTGAATATGTTACTTCCTATAGTGTGTTGCTTCCACTATTCCTTCAAGCTACCAATTTTTATGATTCTCGAGATGACATCGATACTACTGCCGGTGCTTATGAGGGAAAGAGAATAACTGATCCGTTCAGAATAGAGATTGTGGAAAACATGCCTATCCAAAATGATGT TGATTGTGGAGTTCATATGTTTTCCGCTGCTGAGTTCTTTGTTGATGGGAAAGTTATGGGGCATGATTATGATGTCAAAGAACACCGTGCTCGTTACGCTTCGTCATTATATTTGTATGCTCGTTggaaggaaagctcttcttgtgTTAGTGAAGATGAGGGTCCTCTAAAACTCAAGAGAACATCTGCCTAG
- the LOC126653660 gene encoding uncharacterized protein LOC126653660: MMTMATSSKVALGNGHLVTCIALLHSAIDEDDLHKMECLGDAYLNETMLRKADILDMDGELMNVKDRNCYLIKTGQPRRGKGRKAEIEDDCDEDEDNVSRELETENGQGEVVRDDVGIDQPREEEVRRPRKPKRRGAFEEEVLSLLNETKSRLTNIETSIEEIKREQRRSHRRWKACFGTLGAHDPSPPHTPES, from the coding sequence atgATGACCATGGCAACATCATCTAAAGTTGCACTTGGAAATGGTCATTTAGTAACTTGTATAGCATTGCTTCATAGTGCTATTGATGAGGATGATTTGCATAAGATGGAATGTTTGGGGGATGCGTATCTTAATGAAACTATGCTCCGTAAAGCCGACATTCTTGATATGGATGGAGAATTGATGAATGTAAAGGAccgaaattgttatttaattaaaactggcCAGCCGAGAAGAGGAAAGGGAAGAAAAGCAGAAATAGAAGATGACTGTGACGAAGATGAGGATAATGTAAGTAGAGAACTGGAAACCGAGAATGGTCAAGGTGAGGTGGTGAGGGATGATGTCGGTATAGATCAACCAAGAGAGGAGGAAGTGAGGCGACCAAGAAAGCCGAAGCGAAGGGGAGCTTTTGAAGAGGAAGTACTTTCTTTGTTAAATGAAACAAAGTCCAGGTTGACTAATATTGAAACATCTATCGAAGAGATTAAAAGAGAACAACGAAGGTCACATCGCCGATGGAAGGCTTGTTTCGGCACCTTGGGAGCACATGATCCTTCACCTCCACATACACCGGAGAGTTAA